The bacterium DNA segment GGGTCGCGTCTGAAAGCTTGTAGAGGTTGGATTGGCAGGAGAGCGAATATTTCAGTCTTCGGGGCGCAAGGTGTTTGGCGGGCAGCTCGCAAAGCCCCTGCAAATAGTCCTGTGGAAGCAGCAGCGGCTCCCCCCCATGCAGCGTGAATTCAACGGATTCGTATTTTCCGGACCGCTCCAACACATCGCCCACGCTTCGGACGAGAGCGTCCAGAGATTCGAGAGACATCCGCTCTTTCTGTCCGAGCTCATCGTACTCGTAGCAATAAACGCAGCGGAGATTGCATAGTTTGCTGAGTTTTAAGATCAATTGCAGCTTCATAAACACTCTCCCATTGATTGATTTTTTTATCGATTTGCAATCTGAATGCCAGATAGGAAAGTCAGGGGGACAATTAGATAAACTTTGTGATTACAGCTCCTTAAAGAGAAAAGGGGCCGAAGAAAATTCGATAGGGTGGGTCGAAACTGCCACCTTCTTTCGCAAATCGCTCAGATTGGCATTATTCCAATAATCAATTGAAATTCGAATTGATGGCGACCTATAGAATTCCCAATGTTTAACAAAACAGTTTTTGAAAAGATCTGGGATGCTCACGTCGTCGCAACTATCGAGGCCAGTGACACTCTGATCTACATCGATCGCCACCTAATCCACGAAGTAACCAGTCCTCAGGCGTTCGAGGGGCTCCGCCTCACCGGACGCAAGGTCCGCCGCCCCGATCTCACGTTCGCCACCATGGACCACAACGTGCCCACAGTGGACCGATTCAACATCAAGGACGAGATTTCGAGGGCGCAGGTCGAGGCCCTGCGGCAAAACTGCAAGGACTTTGGCGTCACGCTCTTTGACTTGGACAGCGTGTATCAGGGCGTTGTTCACATCATCGGACCCGAGAACGGGCTCACCCTGCCGGGCAGCACCATCGTCTGCGGTGACAGCCACACGTCGACCCACGGGGCTTTCGGGGCCTTGGCCTTCGGCATCGGCACCTCGGAGGTCGAACACGTCTTGGCGACGCAATGCCTCCGCCAAAAGAAGGCCAAGTCGTACAAGGTCGACTTTGTCGGGACCCGCACCAAGGGCGTCACGGCGAAGGACCTCATCCTGAAGCTGATCGGGCTGATCGGCACCGCCGGCGGGACGGGACACGTCTTTGAGTACATGGGACCCGCGATCCGCGCCCTTTCCATGGAAGAGCGGATGACCGTTTGCAACATGTCCATCGAGGCGGGCGCCAAGGCGGGCTTGATCGCGCCCGACGACACGACCTTCCAGTACCTTTCACAACCCCACCGGCGTTATGCCCCCAAGGGCGCGGAGCTCGAGAAAAAGATCGCCCATTGGAAGACTCTCGTGACCGACGACGGCGCCAAATTCGACAAGACGATCACGATCGACGCCTCCAAACTGGCCCCGCAGGTGACGTGGGGCACGAGCCCGGGCATGGTGACCGACGTCGACGGCTTCGTCCCGGAGCCCGGATCGGTCCCAACGGTCGCCAAGAAGGATGTGGAGCTGGCCTTGGACTACATGGGCCTCAAGCCCGGCATGAAGATGACGGACATCTCTGTCGATGTCGTGTTCATCGGCAGCTGCACGAACGCCCGGATTGAAGACCTGCGCGCCGCCGCCGGCGTCTTCAAGGGGCGCAAGGTGAAGCCCACGGTCAAGACCCTGATCGTACCGGGTTCGCAACAGGTGAAAAAACAGGCGGAGGCCGAAGGCCTCGACAAAATCTTCACGGCGGCCGGGGCCGAGTGGCGCGAATCGGGCTGCAGCATGTGTCTCGCGATGAATCCCGACCAGCTACAGCCCGGCGAGCGCTGCGCTTCCACCTCGAACCGCAATTTCGAGGGGCGCCAGGGCAAGGGCGGGCGCACGCACTTGGTCGGGCCGGAGATGGCCGCGGCCGCGGCGGTCGCGGGGCATTTCGTGGATATCCGGGAGTGGGTGTGATGGAATCCTTTAAATCCCACAGGGGTGTCGTCGCCACGCTCGACCGAGCGAACATCGACACCGACCAGATCATCCCCAAGCAGTTCTTAAAATCGATCAAGCGGACGGGTTTTGGAGAAAGCCTCTTCTTCGACTGGCGCTACCTTCCGAACGGCAAATCCAACCCGGATTTTGAGATGAACCGTCCGGAATTCCACGACGCGTCGATCCTGGTGACGCGGAACAACTTCGGTTGCGGGTCGTCACGGGAGCACGCCGTGTGGGCGCTGGCGCAATACGGCCTCCGCGCCATCCTCGCCCCGCGGAAGGGCGATGTCCCGGCCTTTGCGGACATCTTTCACAACAACAGCATCAAGAACGGGCTCTTGAACGTGGAATTGAAGGAGGCGGAGGTGGACGAGATCTTCGAGATGGTGCGGCGTTTCCCCGGCGTGGAGGCGACCGTCTGTCTCGAGGAGCAGAGGGTGACCCTGCATCTGCCGGAGGAGATCTCCTTTCACTTCGACATCGACAAGGCCGTCAAGGACCACTTGATCCGCGGCCTGGACGACATCGGCCTGACCCTCGAGCACGAAGGCGAGATCTCCGAATTCGAGAAAAGGCACGACCCACAGCTCCTTCGGACCTAAATCCTCGCGACTCTCCAAGAAGGCACCGGTCTGCGCCGCTCTCGGTGGACTCAATATGGGAAGACGGCTTGAAAACTTTGGGGGCCGTTTCTTCCCGTGTTCTTGGCTTCGTAGAGCGCCCGATCCGCCCGTGTCACCAGGGCAAGGCTCTCCTCGCCGTCATCGGGATAGATCGCGGCGCCGATGCTCAAGGTCACCTGGTGTTGCGTCCCCTCGAAAAGGATCGGATCCTGCAACGCCCTCCGGATTCGCTCGCTGAAAATTCGAACGTCATCCCGGCCCTGAATTTGCGACAGAAGCACGATAAACTCATCTCCCCCGACCCGGGCCACCGTGTCGGCATCGCGGGAGTTATTCTTGAGACGAACCGCGACCTCCTTCAAGACGGCGTCGCCGGCGCGATGACCCCAGCCATCATTGATCGCCTTGAAGAAATCCATATCGAGGAACATCAAGGCAAATCGTTCTCCCGACCGACGGCACTGGGCCATCATTTGTTTCAGCCGATCTTCAAACAGGGCCCGGTTGGGGAGACCCGTGAGTCCGTCGTGATTGGCCAGAAATGCGAGATCCTCGTTGGCTCGGGCCAATTCCGCCGTTCTCTCGCGAACGCGGATTTCCAAC contains these protein-coding regions:
- the leuC gene encoding 3-isopropylmalate dehydratase large subunit; translation: MFNKTVFEKIWDAHVVATIEASDTLIYIDRHLIHEVTSPQAFEGLRLTGRKVRRPDLTFATMDHNVPTVDRFNIKDEISRAQVEALRQNCKDFGVTLFDLDSVYQGVVHIIGPENGLTLPGSTIVCGDSHTSTHGAFGALAFGIGTSEVEHVLATQCLRQKKAKSYKVDFVGTRTKGVTAKDLILKLIGLIGTAGGTGHVFEYMGPAIRALSMEERMTVCNMSIEAGAKAGLIAPDDTTFQYLSQPHRRYAPKGAELEKKIAHWKTLVTDDGAKFDKTITIDASKLAPQVTWGTSPGMVTDVDGFVPEPGSVPTVAKKDVELALDYMGLKPGMKMTDISVDVVFIGSCTNARIEDLRAAAGVFKGRKVKPTVKTLIVPGSQQVKKQAEAEGLDKIFTAAGAEWRESGCSMCLAMNPDQLQPGERCASTSNRNFEGRQGKGGRTHLVGPEMAAAAAVAGHFVDIREWV
- the leuD gene encoding 3-isopropylmalate dehydratase small subunit, whose amino-acid sequence is MESFKSHRGVVATLDRANIDTDQIIPKQFLKSIKRTGFGESLFFDWRYLPNGKSNPDFEMNRPEFHDASILVTRNNFGCGSSREHAVWALAQYGLRAILAPRKGDVPAFADIFHNNSIKNGLLNVELKEAEVDEIFEMVRRFPGVEATVCLEEQRVTLHLPEEISFHFDIDKAVKDHLIRGLDDIGLTLEHEGEISEFEKRHDPQLLRT
- a CDS encoding diguanylate cyclase; this encodes MANPLPTSEYHRVFLQLAKTSFPDLESGLEVITRVDADALAVDRVSAWLFDRERTAIVCEKLYHRSTESYEKGQILRRECYPRYFSALEENRTLAALDARIDPRTSEFTPDYLIPNGITAMLDAPIWLNGEFIGIVCHEHVGSQRGWSAEEQAFAASIADLVSLTIDSIHRRKAEEDLRRAYDELEIRVRERTAELARANEDLAFLANHDGLTGLPNRALFEDRLKQMMAQCRRSGERFALMFLDMDFFKAINDGWGHRAGDAVLKEVAVRLKNNSRDADTVARVGGDEFIVLLSQIQGRDDVRIFSERIRRALQDPILFEGTQHQVTLSIGAAIYPDDGEESLALVTRADRALYEAKNTGRNGPQSFQAVFPY